Proteins encoded together in one Halalkaliarchaeum sp. AArc-CO window:
- a CDS encoding DEAD/DEAH box helicase encodes MSKQALDVETLFLHESGDEYTVVVRRDGKRRFRGVLETKETSAGPRPGKFLIVRGEQREPRSPEEFVELARRAERIRISEQTSISGRTELQDLLSGYQLEAQVVRTCRRCANDGRYRPITSDTAITTEHEEICPDCAREQLERELAYKGEFTAAAKDRLEELLLETRDLQRITNLVQGGLDPDLTKFDEVSATVDDVDPVRTADLDVHPELKARTEERFETLLPVQSLSVRNGLLEGRDQLVVSATATGKTLVGELAGIDRALKGDGKLLFLVPLVALANQKHEDFEERYGDLVDVTIRVGASRINDDGTRFDPGADVIVGTYEGVDHALRTGKDLGEVGTVVIDEIHTLKEPERGHRLDGLISRLRYYAETENESPAQWVFLSATVGNPEELARRLRATLIEFEERPVPIERHVTFADGREKVRIADRLVKREFDTKSSKGYRGQTIVFTNSRRRCHEISRKLQYSSAPYHAGLDYRQRKRVERQFGDQDLAAVVTTAALAAGVDFPASQVVFDSLAMGIEWLSVQEFEQMLGRAGRPDYHDRGRVYLLVEPDCAYHNSMEGTEDEVAFKLLKGEMEDVITQYDERAAVEETLANVTVAGKRAKRLNDRMVGEVPTKHAIGKLLEWGFIDGFSPTPLGRAVTRHFLAPDQAFRILDGIRTGTDPYDLVADLELAENEL; translated from the coding sequence GTGTCGAAGCAGGCCCTCGACGTCGAAACGCTGTTCTTGCACGAGTCGGGCGACGAGTACACCGTCGTCGTCCGGCGCGACGGGAAGCGACGCTTCCGTGGCGTGTTGGAGACGAAGGAGACGTCGGCGGGGCCCCGGCCCGGGAAGTTTCTGATCGTCCGCGGCGAGCAGCGTGAACCCCGGTCGCCCGAGGAGTTCGTCGAACTCGCTCGCCGGGCAGAGCGGATCCGCATCTCCGAACAGACCTCGATATCGGGACGAACGGAGCTACAGGACCTCCTTTCGGGATATCAGCTCGAAGCGCAGGTCGTCCGGACCTGCCGCCGGTGTGCAAACGACGGCCGTTACCGGCCGATCACGTCCGACACCGCGATCACGACCGAACACGAGGAGATCTGTCCGGACTGCGCCCGCGAACAGCTGGAGCGCGAGCTCGCTTATAAGGGTGAGTTTACAGCGGCTGCGAAGGATCGGCTCGAAGAGTTGTTACTCGAGACGCGCGACCTCCAGCGCATCACGAACCTCGTCCAGGGCGGACTGGATCCCGATCTCACCAAGTTCGACGAGGTGTCAGCGACAGTCGACGACGTCGACCCCGTCCGGACCGCCGATCTCGACGTCCATCCGGAGCTGAAGGCGCGCACCGAAGAGCGATTCGAGACGCTGCTTCCCGTCCAGTCGCTGTCGGTTCGAAACGGCCTCCTCGAGGGGCGCGACCAGCTGGTCGTCAGCGCGACCGCGACCGGGAAGACGCTCGTGGGCGAGCTGGCGGGGATCGATCGGGCGCTGAAAGGCGACGGGAAGCTGCTGTTTCTGGTGCCGCTGGTCGCGCTTGCGAACCAGAAACATGAGGACTTCGAGGAACGGTACGGCGACCTCGTCGACGTCACCATCCGCGTGGGCGCCTCGCGAATCAACGACGACGGCACCCGGTTCGACCCCGGCGCCGACGTGATCGTTGGCACCTACGAGGGGGTCGACCACGCCCTCCGGACCGGCAAGGACCTCGGCGAGGTCGGCACCGTCGTGATCGACGAGATCCACACCTTGAAAGAGCCAGAGCGAGGCCACCGGCTCGACGGCCTCATCTCGCGGCTCCGGTACTACGCCGAGACGGAAAACGAGTCACCGGCACAGTGGGTCTTCCTTTCGGCGACCGTCGGGAACCCGGAGGAACTGGCTCGGCGGCTCCGGGCGACGCTGATCGAGTTCGAGGAACGGCCGGTACCGATCGAGCGGCACGTCACCTTCGCCGACGGTCGGGAGAAAGTCCGGATCGCCGATCGCCTGGTAAAACGCGAGTTCGACACCAAGTCCTCGAAAGGGTACCGGGGGCAAACGATCGTCTTTACCAACTCCCGGCGACGATGCCACGAGATCTCGCGGAAATTACAGTACTCGTCGGCGCCGTATCACGCCGGGCTCGACTACCGACAGCGCAAGCGAGTCGAGCGCCAGTTCGGCGACCAGGACCTCGCGGCGGTGGTCACGACCGCGGCGCTCGCGGCGGGTGTCGACTTCCCCGCCTCGCAGGTGGTCTTCGATTCGCTGGCGATGGGCATCGAGTGGCTCTCGGTCCAGGAGTTCGAGCAGATGCTCGGTCGTGCCGGTCGGCCGGACTACCACGACAGGGGGAGGGTGTACCTGCTGGTCGAACCCGACTGTGCGTATCACAACTCCATGGAGGGAACAGAAGACGAGGTTGCGTTCAAACTCCTGAAAGGGGAGATGGAGGACGTGATCACCCAGTACGACGAGCGGGCGGCCGTCGAGGAGACGCTCGCGAACGTCACCGTCGCCGGCAAACGCGCGAAGCGGCTCAACGACCGGATGGTCGGGGAGGTCCCGACGAAACACGCGATCGGCAAACTCCTCGAATGGGGATTCATCGACGGCTTCTCCCCGACGCCGCTGGGGCGGGCGGTGACGCGGCACTTCCTGGCTCCCGATCAGGCGTTCCGGATCCTCGATGGGATCCGTACGGGGACGGATCCGTACGACCTGGTTGCTGATCTGGAACTGGCGGAAAACGAACTGTGA
- a CDS encoding DUF6757 family protein has product MRCHYCDREAAYAAEKDSIRVGLCEEHFQERLEELAESDELSALREQIDVDRAE; this is encoded by the coding sequence ATGCGTTGCCACTACTGCGACCGGGAGGCCGCATACGCCGCGGAGAAGGACAGCATCCGCGTCGGCCTCTGTGAGGAACATTTCCAGGAGCGCCTGGAGGAGCTCGCCGAGTCCGACGAGCTCTCCGCCCTCCGAGAGCAGATCGACGTCGACCGCGCCGAGTGA
- a CDS encoding PHP domain-containing protein gives MGTQGSRTVDSGLVADLHVHTTVSDGELELGAVPAAARDAGLSWVGITDHDRLHPELSSPIVRREGVRIVRGIELRVEGEPDRLAENAAGTARSKEPFRVDLLGYAIEPTAELRSELDRIQEDRIERAREIVRLVESKLGVELDVPIERGVGRPHVARAIAESDAPLDYEGAFDELIGDGGPCFVARNVPSFERGVELLREAGRLVGLAHPLRYGDPEAALELAGGLDAVEVYYPYGDGVDPDREGAAAVEDARCRHDLLATGGSDAHGTELGTAGLDTAAFAPVREQLLKDN, from the coding sequence ATGGGTACTCAGGGATCCAGAACTGTCGACAGCGGGCTGGTGGCCGATCTCCACGTCCACACGACCGTTTCGGACGGCGAACTGGAGCTGGGGGCGGTTCCGGCGGCGGCACGGGACGCCGGGCTCTCGTGGGTGGGGATCACGGATCACGATCGGCTCCATCCCGAGCTGTCGTCGCCGATCGTCCGGCGGGAGGGCGTCCGGATCGTCCGGGGTATCGAACTCCGGGTCGAGGGAGAGCCCGATCGGCTAGCAGAGAACGCGGCCGGGACTGCTCGATCGAAGGAACCGTTCCGCGTCGACCTGCTCGGGTACGCGATCGAACCGACGGCGGAGCTTCGATCGGAACTGGACCGGATCCAGGAGGACCGAATCGAGCGCGCTCGAGAGATCGTCCGGCTCGTCGAGTCGAAGCTGGGCGTCGAACTCGACGTCCCGATCGAACGAGGTGTCGGTCGGCCACACGTCGCGCGAGCGATCGCCGAAAGCGACGCGCCGCTGGATTACGAAGGGGCGTTCGACGAACTGATCGGCGACGGCGGGCCGTGTTTCGTCGCCAGGAACGTCCCCTCCTTCGAGCGCGGGGTCGAACTCCTGCGGGAGGCGGGCCGGCTCGTCGGGCTGGCGCACCCGCTCCGATATGGGGATCCGGAGGCTGCACTGGAACTCGCCGGGGGGCTCGACGCCGTCGAGGTGTACTACCCGTACGGCGACGGCGTCGATCCCGACCGGGAGGGCGCCGCCGCAGTCGAAGACGCCCGATGTCGACACGATTTACTCGCGACGGGCGGCAGCGACGCCCACGGAACGGAGCTTGGGACGGCGGGGCTCGACACGGCGGCGTTCGCCCCGGTTCGAGAGCAGTTGCTCAAAGACAACTGA
- a CDS encoding DUF2795 domain-containing protein, whose translation MRLNGTGDKLDTHEYPATREEIIEAYGDRSIELPNGTETLGSVLERIGDETYEDAADARTAVFTGVGYEAVGRRFYSDRDPTALGEDGPEPVSF comes from the coding sequence ATGCGACTGAATGGCACCGGCGACAAGCTGGACACTCACGAGTATCCCGCAACGCGCGAGGAGATCATCGAGGCGTATGGCGATCGTAGCATTGAACTGCCAAACGGGACGGAGACGCTTGGGTCGGTGCTCGAACGGATCGGGGACGAGACCTACGAGGACGCTGCGGACGCCCGGACGGCGGTGTTCACCGGCGTCGGCTACGAGGCTGTCGGCCGGCGGTTCTACAGCGACCGCGATCCGACCGCCCTGGGCGAGGACGGTCCCGAACCCGTCTCCTTTTGA
- a CDS encoding DUF2157 domain-containing protein, with the protein MDPDDLRGEVVDWVEEGLISPDQARRILDRYDVDPPEPLQEPSGAERSRTVTAIALMGGLLVAAGIGLYVATAWENIPRLLRAGILLVVPAVGFLGSLRLVARQRPRVGHGIWFASAAFVGATVFLLSDLYTLDVESAWLFLVWAGVAIAAGHAYPSRPTTALGLLLSGALVVDVADGLGVDPVFPVGALGVFLFVVGANRLDAFALEAGTADSGVDAIYRLVGFGFAVLGVLAIAASSSVGSFPDPGGTLMALLFAVAAVATVGVGWRLYGAGISPSSSRGTAALWAAGVLLVLGFGTVFVQYATGLPELVGVFGTHALSLAVLVGGVVVGYRTDARGIVNVVALAFLLQLLFFLEATIAGVLPQSLALVIAGIVLLSAAFGLERGRRRLFARMNR; encoded by the coding sequence GTGGACCCCGACGACCTCCGCGGAGAAGTCGTCGACTGGGTCGAGGAGGGGCTGATCTCGCCCGACCAGGCCCGCCGGATCCTCGACCGGTACGACGTCGACCCGCCCGAACCCCTCCAGGAACCGTCGGGAGCCGAGCGCTCCCGAACCGTCACCGCGATCGCCCTCATGGGTGGCCTGCTCGTCGCCGCCGGGATCGGCCTGTACGTCGCCACCGCCTGGGAGAACATCCCGCGACTGCTCCGTGCGGGGATCCTGCTCGTGGTTCCCGCCGTCGGCTTCCTCGGCTCGCTCCGACTCGTCGCCCGACAACGTCCGCGGGTCGGACACGGCATCTGGTTTGCGAGTGCCGCGTTCGTCGGCGCGACGGTGTTCTTGCTGTCGGACCTGTACACACTCGACGTCGAGTCGGCGTGGCTGTTCCTCGTCTGGGCGGGTGTAGCGATCGCCGCCGGCCACGCGTATCCCTCGCGACCGACGACGGCGCTGGGGCTGCTTCTCTCGGGCGCGCTCGTCGTCGACGTGGCCGACGGACTCGGCGTGGATCCGGTGTTCCCGGTCGGCGCGCTCGGGGTGTTTCTCTTCGTCGTCGGCGCGAATCGACTCGACGCATTTGCACTCGAGGCTGGGACTGCGGATTCGGGCGTGGACGCGATCTATCGACTCGTCGGCTTCGGCTTTGCGGTCCTCGGAGTGCTCGCTATCGCTGCCTCCTCGAGCGTGGGGTCGTTTCCGGACCCGGGAGGGACGCTCATGGCGCTGTTGTTCGCCGTCGCCGCCGTCGCGACGGTCGGCGTCGGATGGAGGCTGTACGGGGCCGGCATTTCCCCGTCGTCGTCGCGCGGGACGGCCGCACTCTGGGCCGCCGGCGTCCTCCTCGTTCTGGGATTTGGGACCGTGTTCGTCCAGTACGCCACGGGACTTCCGGAGCTCGTGGGCGTGTTCGGGACGCACGCGCTCTCGCTTGCCGTGCTGGTCGGGGGCGTCGTCGTCGGCTATCGGACCGACGCTCGGGGAATCGTGAACGTCGTCGCGCTGGCGTTTCTCCTCCAGCTTTTGTTTTTCCTGGAGGCGACGATCGCTGGGGTACTCCCCCAGTCGCTGGCGCTGGTGATCGCCGGGATCGTCCTGCTTTCGGCTGCGTTCGGGCTCGAACGCGGTCGCCGGCGGCTGTTCGCCCGGATGAACAGGTAA
- the ligA gene encoding NAD-dependent DNA ligase LigA encodes MSDEVQDVHYAEPDNPYLRDAPAEFEPVEEIDAGTAREQAERLREAIREHDYRYYVLADPIVADETYDRLFARLEELESAFELVTEDSPTQRVGGEPLDELETVEHTAPMLSIDQSTDADDLREFDDRVRRELRNAGFDEPTYLCEPKFDGLSVEIVYRDGNYVRAATRGDGRRGDDVTEQVRTIRAVPMRLRGNPPAVLAVRGEVYMPKDDFRAYNRDRVEAGEDPFANPRNAAAGTIRQLDPDVVAERPLSIYFFDVLAWETDPDPDALPEALSRASTGDTSDESPGTAAGEEDQLTLDALEEAVDSGEEGGDRDDGDQSTDAETLSGGREQPPTHAAEFEAFREFGLRVAHEHVEQVDDVEAAVAYRDRMMDLREGLPFEIDGTVIKVNNREACDHLGATARSVRWAFAYKFPARSGETTIRDVVVQVGRTGRLTPVALLDPVEVGGVTVSRATLHNPSEIETLGVGVGDRVAVKRAGDVIPQVTEVLEHGSQGHFEFPEECPVCGSPVDRDGPLAYCSGGLGCPAQLERTIEHYTSRQALDIDGLGPERVEQLREAGLVESLADLYRLDREDLAQLEGWGEKSAENLLSELEGTREPSLADFLTGLGIPEVGASTATELARAFGTLGAVMDADREELEAVPDVGPEVARKIRDFFDTEENRRAIEELTEYVDPQSPDVDDAGDELEGLTFVFTGSLSISRREASDLLERYGANVTSSVSGNTDYLVVGEDPGTSKREDADANDVQQIGEEGLAGMLSDRGIEWPESG; translated from the coding sequence ATGAGCGACGAGGTCCAGGACGTTCACTACGCTGAACCGGACAACCCCTATCTCCGGGACGCGCCGGCGGAATTCGAGCCCGTCGAGGAGATCGACGCCGGGACGGCACGCGAGCAGGCCGAACGGTTGCGCGAGGCGATCCGGGAACACGACTACCGGTACTACGTGCTCGCGGACCCGATCGTCGCAGACGAGACGTACGACCGGCTGTTCGCCCGCCTCGAGGAACTCGAATCCGCCTTCGAGCTGGTGACCGAGGACTCTCCGACCCAGCGAGTCGGCGGGGAACCGCTCGACGAACTGGAGACGGTCGAGCACACCGCGCCGATGCTGTCGATCGACCAGTCGACGGACGCCGACGACCTCCGGGAGTTCGACGACCGGGTACGCCGGGAGCTACGGAATGCTGGCTTCGACGAGCCGACGTATCTGTGCGAGCCGAAGTTCGACGGGCTCTCCGTGGAAATCGTTTATCGCGACGGCAACTACGTCAGGGCGGCGACCCGGGGGGACGGCCGTCGCGGCGACGACGTCACCGAACAGGTCCGGACGATCCGGGCTGTGCCCATGCGACTTCGGGGGAATCCCCCCGCGGTCCTGGCCGTCCGCGGGGAGGTGTACATGCCGAAGGACGACTTCAGGGCGTACAACCGCGACCGCGTCGAGGCAGGCGAGGACCCGTTCGCCAACCCCCGCAACGCGGCCGCCGGAACCATCCGTCAGCTCGACCCGGACGTCGTCGCCGAGCGACCGCTCTCGATCTACTTTTTCGACGTGCTCGCCTGGGAGACCGATCCGGATCCTGACGCGCTCCCCGAGGCGCTTTCGCGGGCGAGTACCGGCGACACGTCGGACGAATCCCCCGGGACTGCCGCCGGGGAGGAGGATCAGCTCACGCTCGATGCGCTCGAGGAGGCGGTCGACTCCGGCGAGGAGGGCGGGGACCGAGACGACGGGGACCAGTCGACGGACGCCGAGACCCTTTCCGGCGGTCGGGAGCAGCCCCCGACCCACGCCGCGGAGTTCGAGGCGTTCAGGGAGTTCGGGCTCCGTGTGGCCCACGAGCACGTCGAGCAGGTCGACGACGTCGAGGCGGCCGTCGCGTATCGGGACCGGATGATGGACCTCCGCGAGGGGCTCCCGTTCGAAATCGACGGCACGGTGATCAAGGTGAACAACCGGGAGGCCTGCGATCACCTCGGGGCGACAGCCCGGTCGGTCAGGTGGGCGTTCGCCTACAAGTTCCCGGCCAGAAGCGGCGAGACGACGATCCGGGACGTGGTGGTTCAGGTCGGCCGGACGGGACGGCTCACCCCGGTCGCCCTGCTCGACCCAGTCGAGGTCGGCGGGGTCACCGTTTCGCGGGCGACGCTGCACAACCCCAGCGAGATCGAAACGCTGGGCGTCGGCGTCGGAGATCGGGTGGCGGTAAAGCGGGCGGGGGACGTCATTCCGCAGGTGACGGAGGTGCTCGAACACGGATCGCAGGGCCACTTCGAGTTCCCCGAGGAGTGTCCCGTCTGCGGAAGCCCAGTGGATCGTGACGGCCCGCTGGCGTACTGCAGCGGGGGGTTGGGCTGTCCCGCCCAGCTGGAACGGACGATCGAACATTACACCAGCCGCCAGGCGCTCGACATCGACGGGCTGGGTCCCGAACGCGTCGAACAGCTCCGGGAGGCAGGGCTCGTGGAGTCGTTGGCCGACCTCTACCGACTCGACCGCGAGGACCTCGCCCAGCTCGAAGGCTGGGGCGAAAAGAGCGCCGAGAACCTGCTCTCCGAACTCGAGGGGACCCGGGAACCGTCGCTCGCGGACTTCCTCACCGGGCTGGGGATCCCGGAGGTGGGGGCGTCGACGGCGACGGAGCTCGCCCGGGCGTTCGGAACCCTCGGCGCCGTGATGGACGCCGATCGGGAGGAGCTGGAGGCGGTGCCGGACGTCGGCCCCGAGGTCGCCCGGAAGATCCGAGACTTCTTCGACACCGAGGAGAACCGTCGGGCAATCGAGGAGCTCACCGAGTACGTCGACCCCCAGTCCCCCGATGTCGACGACGCCGGCGACGAACTCGAGGGGCTGACGTTCGTCTTTACCGGATCGCTGTCGATATCGCGACGCGAGGCGAGCGACCTGCTCGAACGGTACGGCGCGAACGTCACCTCGAGCGTCTCCGGCAACACAGACTACCTCGTCGTCGGCGAGGATCCGGGAACATCGAAGCGGGAGGACGCCGACGCCAACGACGTACAGCAGATCGGAGAGGAGGGACTGGCAGGGATGCTTTCGGACCGCGGGATCGAGTGGCCGGAATCCGGCTGA
- a CDS encoding molecular chaperone TorD family protein: MNATNEGVVSDVMATADDTRQLASGYAVLARCWRQPDEALVEAINEDTLSAVVPDVETVTAEELRLEHTRLFVGPKGPPCPPYESVYRDGEEAAPGNVLGPSTGAVVKWYQTYDLGLDPDWPDLPDHVATELEFAGHLAAEGDADALGQFLEEHPRQWMRSFLDGVRAETREPFYAELADATEDALF, encoded by the coding sequence GTGAACGCGACGAACGAGGGCGTGGTGAGTGACGTGATGGCAACCGCCGACGATACCAGACAGCTTGCCAGCGGATATGCGGTGCTCGCGCGCTGCTGGCGACAGCCGGACGAGGCGCTCGTCGAGGCGATCAATGAGGATACGCTGTCGGCAGTCGTTCCGGACGTGGAGACGGTGACGGCCGAGGAGTTGCGCCTCGAACACACCCGCCTGTTCGTCGGACCGAAGGGACCGCCGTGTCCACCATACGAGAGTGTCTACCGCGATGGAGAAGAGGCTGCTCCTGGGAACGTACTGGGCCCCTCGACAGGCGCCGTCGTAAAGTGGTACCAGACGTACGATCTAGGGCTGGATCCGGACTGGCCGGACCTCCCAGACCACGTCGCCACTGAACTCGAGTTCGCTGGACATCTGGCTGCCGAAGGGGACGCCGACGCCCTCGGGCAGTTCCTCGAGGAACACCCACGCCAGTGGATGCGGTCGTTCCTCGACGGAGTGCGTGCCGAGACTCGCGAGCCGTTCTACGCCGAACTCGCGGACGCCACCGAAGACGCTCTCTTCTGA
- the nrfD gene encoding NrfD/PsrC family molybdoenzyme membrane anchor subunit, producing MSTEDSGLAIPQFGTKGRIWLLALVVLVGAGLAAWLYQLSQGLVVTGMDNVFSWALYIMLFVFFVGLSAGGLIISSVPKFFHSKRYDSLAALGVLLSFACIVVAGLMIIPDLGRPSQLTGFITSPDFRSPMVWDFGIVVVYGLFSAWYLWLLTRRDLAKMGSPLAFGVQDTETGREADRKKAFWAAAVAIPLAIMLHSVTGWIFGLQIGRGDWFSPLVAPMFIMKALVSGLGLLLVTAVLADKFTRYRLPEKLVPELGKILGVFIALHIVYLVAAERLPIAWAENFEFWAITSSFLIGDSIHFWIWTVVGGAIPLALLVIPSVRKKVWAVVTASVLAIVGILFEGIYLVFTGYTELNIGDSPGVTTGRGYTGIGADVWTTVGAYTPTPIELLVSVGIIALGALIVTVGLRFIPIQPGETVGLHERDAPVTDAAVADGGCERDERGRGE from the coding sequence ATGAGCACTGAAGACTCCGGGCTCGCGATCCCGCAGTTCGGCACCAAAGGCCGCATCTGGCTGCTCGCACTCGTCGTCCTCGTCGGCGCCGGCCTCGCTGCCTGGCTGTACCAACTCAGCCAGGGACTGGTCGTCACCGGCATGGACAACGTCTTCTCGTGGGCGCTGTACATCATGCTGTTCGTCTTCTTCGTCGGCCTCTCGGCCGGCGGTCTCATCATCTCGAGTGTCCCCAAGTTCTTCCACTCGAAACGCTACGACAGTCTCGCGGCCCTGGGCGTGTTGCTCAGTTTCGCCTGCATCGTCGTTGCCGGGCTCATGATCATCCCCGACCTGGGTCGGCCCAGCCAGCTCACCGGCTTCATCACCTCGCCGGACTTCCGATCCCCGATGGTCTGGGACTTCGGCATCGTCGTCGTCTACGGCCTCTTCAGCGCCTGGTATCTCTGGCTGTTGACCCGCCGTGACCTCGCAAAGATGGGCTCGCCGCTGGCCTTCGGCGTCCAGGACACCGAAACCGGACGGGAAGCCGACCGCAAAAAAGCCTTCTGGGCGGCCGCGGTCGCTATCCCGCTCGCCATCATGCTTCACTCCGTGACCGGCTGGATCTTCGGCCTCCAGATCGGTCGTGGCGACTGGTTCAGCCCGCTCGTCGCGCCGATGTTCATCATGAAAGCGCTCGTGTCCGGCCTCGGCCTCCTGCTGGTGACCGCGGTGCTCGCGGATAAATTCACCCGCTACCGCCTGCCCGAAAAGCTGGTGCCGGAACTCGGGAAAATCCTGGGCGTCTTCATCGCACTCCACATCGTCTACCTCGTGGCGGCCGAACGCCTCCCGATCGCCTGGGCGGAGAACTTCGAGTTCTGGGCGATTACCAGTTCGTTCCTGATCGGCGACTCGATCCACTTCTGGATCTGGACGGTCGTCGGCGGTGCGATCCCGCTCGCGCTGCTAGTGATTCCGTCGGTCCGCAAGAAAGTCTGGGCGGTCGTCACCGCGAGCGTCCTGGCGATCGTCGGGATCCTCTTTGAAGGGATCTATCTGGTGTTCACCGGTTACACCGAGCTAAACATCGGGGACTCTCCGGGTGTAACGACTGGTCGTGGCTACACCGGCATCGGGGCGGACGTCTGGACGACCGTCGGCGCCTACACGCCGACACCCATAGAGCTGCTCGTTTCAGTGGGTATCATCGCACTGGGCGCACTGATCGTGACTGTCGGACTGCGGTTCATCCCAATTCAGCCCGGCGAAACCGTCGGACTCCACGAGCGCGACGCGCCCGTGACTGACGCGGCAGTCGCCGACGGCGGCTGTGAACGCGACGAACGAGGGCGTGGTGAGTGA
- a CDS encoding 4Fe-4S dicluster domain-containing protein, with protein sequence MTSYGMVIDLERCIGCQACAISCSQENNVSLDQQWNRILTEGGDNMDTPAGEYPTFGRDGSLEMKHQPTACQHCQNAPCVKVCPVNATYTREDGIVEIDYEKCMGCRYCMAACPYNARVFNFDESKTIPADGTGHVEERPQGVVEKCTFCTHRLEKGIDPACAIGCPADARIFGDLDDPESTVSRYVKKYETDRLLEDLDTEPNTYYVRGKMSPGRPQTGNELEGTPKKESLADGDDSPPPGFASTDGGEN encoded by the coding sequence ATGACAAGCTACGGAATGGTAATCGACCTGGAACGGTGTATTGGCTGTCAGGCCTGTGCGATCTCCTGCAGCCAGGAGAACAACGTCTCCCTGGACCAGCAGTGGAACAGGATACTGACGGAAGGAGGCGACAATATGGACACGCCTGCAGGAGAGTATCCGACGTTCGGCCGCGACGGCTCACTGGAGATGAAACATCAGCCGACGGCGTGCCAGCACTGCCAGAACGCGCCCTGTGTCAAAGTCTGTCCGGTTAACGCGACGTACACGCGCGAGGACGGCATCGTCGAAATCGACTACGAGAAGTGTATGGGCTGTCGCTACTGCATGGCAGCCTGCCCGTACAACGCTCGCGTGTTCAACTTCGACGAATCGAAGACCATTCCCGCAGACGGGACTGGGCACGTCGAAGAGCGACCGCAAGGCGTCGTCGAAAAGTGCACGTTCTGTACACACCGCCTCGAAAAAGGGATCGATCCCGCCTGTGCGATCGGCTGTCCGGCGGATGCCCGAATCTTCGGCGACCTCGACGACCCGGAAAGCACGGTCTCGCGCTACGTCAAAAAGTACGAAACAGACCGTCTACTCGAAGACCTCGACACCGAGCCCAACACCTACTACGTGCGTGGGAAGATGAGCCCCGGCCGCCCGCAAACGGGCAACGAACTGGAGGGGACACCGAAGAAAGAGTCGCTGGCCGATGGCGATGACTCCCCCCCACCAGGGTTCGCCTCTACCGATGGAGGTGAGAACTGA